CGAACGGCGAGTGGTACCGGCTGCTGACCGGTACGTTCCTGCATCTGCCGCCCGACAGCGGGTTCGGTGTGATGCACCTGCTCTTCAACATGCTCACGCTCTGGAACCTCGGCCGGGCCGTCGAGGGGCAGCTGGGCCGGGCCCGGTACCTGGCGGTCTATCTGCTCTCCGCCCTGGGCGGCTCGGTGCTCGTCTACGTCGTGGCGCCGGACACGGTGACGGTGGGCGCCTCGGGCGCGATCTTCGGCATCGCGGCGGCCTTCTACATCATCAGCCGGCGGCTGGGCCGGGACATGCGCGACGTGAACCGCCTGCTGACGGGCCTGCTGATCTGGCTGGTCGTCTCCGCCGCGTTCACCTCGTGGCAGGGCCACCTCGGCGGGCTGCTGACGGGCGGCCTGGTCACCTGGGCCCTCGCCTACGCCCCCGCGAAGTTCAAGACCACCCCGGCGCAGATCGGCGGCGGGCTGGTCCTGCTGTGCCTGTTCGCGATCGTCGTGGCCTCGAAGACGGCCTCGCTGACGGGCGGCGCCTGACGGCACCCCCGGCCCCGTCCCCACCGGGGCGGGGTCCGGGCCCGAACCGGCCCCGGACGCGCCACGGCGCCCACCAGAGTCCGGTCGGGGACAAGGCAGGCGCCGCGTTCAGTTCCGTACGCCGTTGTACGGGACGTCTTTGTGTGCCGCGATCAGACCGTCAGTGAACGGTCCGTCGGGCGGATCGGGGCCGGCAGTGCGCTGGTCCCGGTCAGGTACCGGTCCACGCCGCGTGCCGCGGAGCGGCCCTCGGCAATGGCCCAGACGATCAGTGACTGGCCTCGGCCCGCGTCACCGGCCACGTACACACCGGCGACGTTGGTCGCGTAGTCCTCGTCACGGGCCACGTTACCCCGCTGGTCGAGGTCGAGGCCGAACTGCTGGACGAGGCCGTTGGCCTGGTCGGTACCGGTGAAGCCCATGGCCAGGGTCACGAGCTGGGCGGGAATCCGCCGCTCGGTACCGGGCTTCTGCTCCAGCTTACCGTCCTTGAACTCCACCTCGACCAGGTGGAGGGCCTGAACGTTCCCGTCCTCGTCGCCCTCGAAGTGGGTGGTCGAGACGGAGTAGACCCGCTCGCCGCCCTCCTCGTGCGCGGAGGTGACCTTGTAGAGCATCGGGAAGGTCGGCCACGGCTGGTTGGCGTTCCGGTCCTCGCCCGGCTTCGGCATGATCTCCAGCTGGGTGACGGAGGCCGCGCCCTGACGGTGGGCGGTACCGACGCAGTCGGCGCCGGTGTCGCCGCCGCCGATGACGACGACGTGCTTGCCCTCCGCGGTGATCGGGGAGACCGTCAGGTCGCCCTCCTGCACCTTGTTGGCGAGCGGCAGGTACTCCATCGCGAAGTGCACGCCGTTCAGCTCACGGCCCGGGACGGGCAGATCGCGGGAGACGGTGGCGCCTGCGGCGATGACGACCGAGTCGTAGCGGCGGCGGAGCTTGG
The Streptomyces sp. NBC_00234 DNA segment above includes these coding regions:
- a CDS encoding rhomboid family intramembrane serine protease, whose protein sequence is MEAAATRCYRHPSYETYVRCTRCDRYICPDCMREAAVGHHCVECVKEGQRSVRQARRIFGGTASMATAPVVTYVLMALNVLAYIAEVALPSVVDRFAVLGALLVDAQGEHYYYEGGVFAGYELSGIANGEWYRLLTGTFLHLPPDSGFGVMHLLFNMLTLWNLGRAVEGQLGRARYLAVYLLSALGGSVLVYVVAPDTVTVGASGAIFGIAAAFYIISRRLGRDMRDVNRLLTGLLIWLVVSAAFTSWQGHLGGLLTGGLVTWALAYAPAKFKTTPAQIGGGLVLLCLFAIVVASKTASLTGGA
- a CDS encoding glutamate synthase subunit beta; the protein is MADPKGFLTTGREVAETRPTGERVKDWNEVYVPGSLLPIISKQAGRCMDCGIPFCHNGCPLGNLIPEWNDYAYREDWTAASERLHATNNFPEFTGRLCPAPCESACVLGINQPAVTIKNVEVSIIDKAWDSGDVTPQPPERLSGKTVAVIGSGPAGLAAAQQLTRAGHTVVVYERADRIGGLLRYGIPEFKMEKSHINRRIEQMRAEGTKFRTEVEIGKDIDAAKLRRRYDSVVIAAGATVSRDLPVPGRELNGVHFAMEYLPLANKVQEGDLTVSPITAEGKHVVVIGGGDTGADCVGTAHRQGAASVTQLEIMPKPGEDRNANQPWPTFPMLYKVTSAHEEGGERVYSVSTTHFEGDEDGNVQALHLVEVEFKDGKLEQKPGTERRIPAQLVTLAMGFTGTDQANGLVQQFGLDLDQRGNVARDEDYATNVAGVYVAGDAGRGQSLIVWAIAEGRSAARGVDRYLTGTSALPAPIRPTDRSLTV